ACGGGAAAATATGTCACATCTGGCGAAATAACTTATAGCGAATGTGCTCCTCAAAATGCCCGAGCCATGCAATATCTAGAGTCAGACCCAGAAGGAAATTACTCCACGTTACTGACTTACGTGTACACGGTCGATAACAAACGTTTCGTAAACAACTATTTAACCAGTGAGTTAAGTAAAGCCACAGTGAAGGAAAAGTTTAAGAAAGGTGCTAAAATCGACGTATTCTATTCACCTCGGCTCCCTAGCTATTCATTTATTGAAAAAGCGCCAAGCAGAAACGAAATATTCAAACGCTTCTTTTTCAAAAAGTTTATTTCGCCCATTGTATTTCTAAATTTGGCTTCGTGTATTTTTTGGTACCTCTTTTTAGCGGCAAATTGAGTTCCACTCATAACTAACGGCGAGCAGGAAGTTCAGGCATTTCGTCTTTAGAAATATAACCATCGTTATTTCTATCTATTCGACTAAAATCTTTGGCTAATGGCCCTTTTACTTCTTGCTTAGAAAGCTTTCCATCATTATTAGTATCCATCATTGTAAATGGGTCGCCACCTTGGGAAGGATCTCCATTCATAGGTCTATCCATAGAGAACTGTGCCTTCATTCCCATACTTGGTAAATCATCGGAAAGTCCTGAACTAGCTTTATTTTGCCTAATTTCATGGCCTGTTAAGGTATAGGTTTTTCCTTTCCTTGATAACCTTATAGGTTGTTGAGTAAAAACAGCCCTACCGCCAGCAACACAACGTACATAGTTTTCGATACGAATCGCGTCTCCTTGTGGCCCATGCCCCGTAGGATATTGCAGCGCATCACCCGTTTTAGGGTCACTTCTCTGAGAACCAGCGCCATGTACATCCATCCACTGCCCTCCCATATAT
The DNA window shown above is from Vibrio algarum and carries:
- a CDS encoding DUF3592 domain-containing protein — its product is MDYVESSWALITNLVLITVFGGKLYDLYAKSWLAHTGKYVTSGEITYSECAPQNARAMQYLESDPEGNYSTLLTYVYTVDNKRFVNNYLTSELSKATVKEKFKKGAKIDVFYSPRLPSYSFIEKAPSRNEIFKRFFFKKFISPIVFLNLASCIFWYLFLAAN